In the genome of Toxoplasma gondii ME49 chromosome Ia, whole genome shotgun sequence, the window TGTATACGACGTGTAGTAGCTGCTTTCGCCTTGATGCAGGGGAGGCGGCGTTGCCGATGTTGGGGTACAGGGCGTCACTGGAGTCGTCGGCCTTGAAGAAAGTGGCGACGAGTTGACGAGCTGGGGAAAGACATGTCCTTTCAGCTGCGACTGCGCAAATACCGGGATGCTGTGTAATGTAGGCTTGACCGCAGACTCCTCGCTCTTAGTCTGGCCCTGTATCGTTCGACCTGAACCGCTAGTCGCGCGGCCTTCAGCCTCAGTGGGCGCCCTCGACACACAAGATCCACTGCGGCGGCGTGAGTAAGAGCGGCTTCCACTCTCTGCTGCCCACAGAACGCCTTCGCCGCTGTGTCGTTGTGATCCGCGAGTGCGACTGGTCTCGTCTCCTTTACTCGCCTTCCGAACATTTCTCTGAAATACCTTAGGAAAAGACGAGTCCGCAGCTGTTGGGAGACCCACTGCTGATGCCGGGTACCCTCGCCCCCAGACGGCCAGTTGTGTTGGGTCAGCGGTTCTGCCATGCGGGACTTGGCAAAGGTATACGCCGTTCAGTGTTGGCCGCGCCACCACGCCTCCGACTGTGTCGGGACTGTTTGATGCGACAGATTTGGCTCCCCGCTGAAAAGGGGAGGTGGTACGCGTCGCTATTCCCGAGCTTGTGAAGTGGATACGTTGATAGTTGTCTGTCAGCAAATGAGGGAGTTTTGAGGGCGAAGGCCCACCATCTTGTAAACAGCTGCCTCTCGTTGCTCTTGAAACGATGTGCTCAGCCACGGGGCTGCGGAGGACCGGAAGCTCCACTGCTGAGATTGAATGCTTGACCATTCGTCGCTGGAGACCAGCGAGCGATTTCTCCCCATGCTCGttcctcgcttcgcctcctgttTCACCTCTGCTCATCACCGGGCCCTGATTCTTGCTTTGGTTGGTTTGAGTTGATACCAGAGGTGGTAGAAACGTCGTTCCCGCGCCGCCGCTTCGGTTAATGCCACCCACAGACGCCACCGACCGGGAGAGGGTTGGTTTAACCTTTTTGCTGTCCTGCCGCTCACCTGTGCTCGATCCAAGAACCGGCTGAGACTGAGATACAGCCATTTGCCGGTGTGCCACACCATGTGCTCTAGTATGTGTCACCCGTCGTGCGTCTCCGTCAACAGTCTTTACGGGAAGCGTGGTAACCCCATTCGCATGCACACCAGGAAAAGGGCCCGATCCCCTTTGACTCCCCTGGGAAGCCTTCGTTGAATTATTCCAAAGCTCTTGTACTTTTGGCCCTTTGCTCCCGGTGCGTTTCGGCATTTCTCTCTGGAATGAGGCCATAATCTCGTTCCTGTCTTTTTgtccagagacagaaatgttctctccatttctcccCACGGGTGGCGACACCTGCAACCCTGCGGGAGGCGCTACTGTGTGCGGTTGTGTTCCCCCTTTCTCCGGGAAAAAACCTCCCGGGAAGAGAGAATGAAAGTTCGTCGAAGCCAGGGTATGGCCAGCCTTTTGATGATGCCCCGACGAGGCGGTCGGCGCCACAGGGTGGCCGACATATTGCGGGGGCGGGGCAGCGAGTGTCGCGCCTGGCTGAGTTGGCACCATGTGGACGGCCACTGCTGATGACAGAGCACGAGGCACGGCGTCACGCTTGGCATCAGTGCCTGCACTCAGTTGTGGGTCTGGAAACGGGCCTTGGCTCGATGACGGGGCGGCAACGGGGAGGGAAACGAGACACGCAGACGGCTGTAGAACAGGGCCGGGTACTGGGGAAGCGGACACAGACGTAGTATTCCAGGACTGAGCAGGTAGAACTGAAAGGGATAGAGGGCCTCGAATGCCTGACGCAAGACTCGGGACTGAAGGTAGACGCACAGGAGATGCCTGGCCAGTGCAGAGCTGGTGGAGGACAGTGTTGTCCAGAAGTAAACGCGCATTGAGTTTCTGCAGTTCATCCAATCTCTGAATCATCAACTCGTCAGTTGTCGACAGACCACGGCCTTCATCCACAGACTCGCACAGACTCGCACGACTTCCTGTACTTTCTCGGGTTGTCGTTCTTCGATTCTTCTTTTGCGCAGCGGCGACATCGCCTGTGAACTTTTGTAGGTTCTGTCTCAGTGTGATGACTTCATTCTGCAACTCCTTCACTTGCTCTTCAGTCAACCCATCCCGCTCCTCTCGAGACCTATCACCACAGACATTCGATCGTTGCTGATTCATAGCTTTCTGTGATGCGGGGAGCAGTAACTGCGTTTGGTCGCTTCGGAGTAGAGTGGCCTCAGCGCCGATACGGTGTTCCTCGGTTGGAACGCCGACTGTCCAGATGGTGGGAGATGATTCTTTGACAAAGTTCGAATCTTTTAGAGGTGATACTTCCAGGGGTGCCCCGCCTTCGAACGGGGCTGACTGATTGTCTGCACTGAACATCCGACGAGTCTTGAGAAGCGAGACCGTGAGAGCCTTCTGGTCTTCAGCGTCTAGTTTGCGTGGATCAAGCACCTTGGTGGCCTTCTCGAGACGGTTCATCAAACTCCATAGCCTCCCACATAGAATTTCCCCCTCCTGGCTCTCTGTGCTGTCTTCGTTATCTTCTGCACTGCCTTTGACACTTGGTTGTGTCTCTTTGGCTGTGGTCCGGGTCTCCCCTGTTCTAAGGCCGCATCCTCCTAATTCATCATGCATACCGCCTGTTTGCTCTTTGCTTGCTCCGTCTTGTCCATTTTCTGCGCTCCGCGCGTTTCCTAAGGAACGGGACGAGTGGAATGACTCTACAGAGGGATCTCTTCCCCGGATCTGTTCCGACTTCAAactcgttctcttttccgtGTCTGCTTCAGCGTTTCTCGTGAACTCCGTTGAAGGGGTTTGATCGCCAAGAAGATGCGTTTTTGGCCTGTTCCTTGTTGAGCCATCTCGCTTGGGTTGAGAACGAGACGACAGCGGATCCGACGGAGGTCGAGGCGTGAACACCATGCtgtccactgcatgcgtcagaGCATCTTGAGCCAGAGCCAGCGCATTTTGAAGTTGGTCTTTGTGCTGCAGGGTTGCCGAAAGGTGGCGATTCAATGCGTCCACCTCTTCCCGCAGGCGACCGAGTTGCTTCTTCAagtcctcgttctctgcgttcttcttccgcatATCCTGGTAATATTGGCGCTTCAGTAGTTGTTCGACTTGAAAGCTCTCTTCTTGcatcgttctcttctcttcttcttgcgcCTGAAGTTTCTCCGCAAGCATCTTcactttcgctctctcgccgcctATGTCACCGCAGGTGGCATCCTCGTCGACACAGTCGTCTTTCGGCGATGAACTCCGACCGAAGTCTGCCGCCGAACAGTCGCTGTACGAATGCGGAcgcgtgtctcctcctcctcctccctctaCACCAGGAGAAGCGGTTCCTCTTAACAATACGTCGTCAACTTCTTCAAGCAACGCTGATTCCGTGCCTCGCTGAACGTCCACGGTTTTCATTCTCTGATATACAGCCCGACTCAAATCTAGACGCGTAAGACCTCTGTTAAGAGACATCAGtgttctttcgccttccttctctgcgtctgtagCAGCACCTGCAGCCGAAGACAGGCAGCCTGAAAACGGAGTTGCGGCTTTGCTACTTCGAAACGTCGAATCTGAGTAGCCTTGTTGTCCATCACGAAAGAGAGATCTATGCGACATTTTCTCGCCTTGATCAACGCGTGCGTTGCTTTCTTCCACGCGTGTACACTCTGAAGCACGAGAAGCAGCTGGCAGCGCATCGCTTTCAGAATGTGGACTCATGTGGCATTGCTGAGGAATAAAGGGGTTGCCACCTCCGACACGAACCTGACCGTTCTGGAGAACTTGCGTACGCGTTGCGTTTGCATTGACAGAAAACTCACGCGgactcgtccttcttccagAAAACGGATCCGCTGATTCGACCGCAGGAACCCTCGAGGGAAAACCGGGCGACAATGCAGGTAGGCACTCGTGGATGGTGAAGCTTGTACTGGTACTGGTTCCCTGTGCCTCACCCCTTTCTAGAGCAGGTGCCATGTCAAACCCACTTGACTGCGCGCCACCATAATCGCAATATGTCGACTGCTTGAGGGAAGTCATAGAGGACCCTCGGGAAGGAGGGGCACCCGGAACGAAGCCCAGTCGCTGACTTTGAAGTACTTCACAGTCTGCTGGACAAACCGGGTGGCGTTGATGTGGAGTAGCCGGTAAGGCAATTTTGTTCGCGTATAACGAAGGAGACTGCGCATTTATCGGAACGTTCTGTTGACTTCCGCGCGCGGGGTGCCCTGCGAGATCTCGACTCTCCTGGTTCAACTGCTGTTGTCGGAGTTGCAGCATCTGTTGGAGCCTTTCCTGCTGAACCTTTATCTCctcgtcgagaagaaaacccTTCAGCGAAAACCCCGCACTCCCTGGAAATGGTTTTGAGGCTGACGCCGGAACTGAAGTGGAACTCATGATTCCAGAATTTGCGGTCGAAGATGCAGATTTTGAAGGATTGGGTACTGCAGTCACCATCGCAACTTCCTCCTTTTCGCAAAAAGATGTGTTCTTTCAAGAGAAGCCGTGACAGAATGCAATCCGCAACCCTCAAAAGAAGCGAAGTCAAAAATGCTTTAGAATGAATCGCTCTGGACACGCACAATGCAGCGATGAAGTGTGAGGACTAAAGAAGTCCGACCAGTGATCCACGTGGACGTGGACATAGTTTTGTAGAAAATGcccgagagaaagacagataGCGAAGCGAATGCCAAATTTAAGTGGGTTTGTGCTTTGTGAGATGGGAAAATAACGAGTCCGGCCTTGAATACAGAAGCTTCAAAGCTCGGAACGAGACACTAATGATCTGGAAGTTACTTCCCCACTACTGTCTGGGAGCTGCGAAGAGCAGATAACACCCGCGGTGCAATGGTTTCACTCCGGTTCGGGAACCAGTTGGACACCACAGAGTACGACCTCAAAGTGACAGTGGTGAATGCGTATCAGAAGGTCTTCCACGATACAAGAGATGTGTGAAGGACAGAACAGGATGGCATTCACAAAGACCAGTCGAAATGTGGAAAGCTTTGGCGTATCATGCCGAACCCGTGAACGTCCACGTGTCTCAAAAGATCTGCTGGAATCATCGTGCAAAGAGCAGACGTTTTCCGCAACAAAAATGCCAAGGGAAATCTCTAGACGGAGCCCACGGCGGGAACAGGCGTAACGGACTGTGTACGAACTTATGGGTCATTAATGGGGCAGCTGCGCTTGAAGCTTGAAAACAAGCTCAGGAAGGCCTATACAAGAATGGAAATTTTTGGAATGAGGGCGCACGTATCAAGCAGCGGGTGTTTTTTCACGACGTCCACATACGAGCGTTGGCGGTTCCTGAGCCGCGCGGTCGAGAGGTGAGGGCGGCACGAGCGGGGAAAGCATTAGCTTTTATACCGGCCGAAGGGCGCTTGACGCGCGCCCTAAAGAGAGCAAGATCACCTGAATCGGAAGGGCAAACATGAAGCTCGAAGAGGGAATCAGCCACTAGAAGACGCCAAGTAAACACCTGCCTTTCTGGTGGTCACCGCACCAGCCAGAGTAAGCGTCTGCTTGACAAGGGTGTCAGCTCTGTTGAGCGGTTGTAAGCAGCCGCTCAACGGAGGTGCAAATGAGGGGAAGCCCTCCCTTCAAACAGCGCATGAGGAACCTGGCAACTGGAGCAAATCATTGGAACAGGTACGGTTTGTCTGATTAACTACATAGTTTTATGCCAAAAGCAAGAAAACACACTTTAAAGTGGTTCAACGTGAAAACCTCGGGCATAGCTGCGCGGGAGCATCAGCTGTTTCGGCACTGGAAGTAGGGTGCGCTGTTGCTGAGGGGTGCATTGGAGGTACCGGACAAACACTACTACCAGCAAGGGACAAGAGTCTTGAGGTGGAATACCTTGTATTTTCTGATAAATTGAcaacgacgaagagggggagaacagagactGATCCGacgaaaagggaagaaaacatCGAGGAACGAGTGGGGAGGAAAAACCCTCTGGGGTCACCCTCACAAAATATCGCAAGAAAGACGCGCGCTGTCTGGAAGCAGCTGGCGGCTGCGTTGTCGTCAGTACCCTCCCGTTGAGGTCAGGATGATGCAATGTGGGCTGCGCTGCTGCTGTGTTCCGCTCATTGCAGACTACGATTTCTGAGTGGGTGAACGCCCAACCGCCAAAAACTTGACAAACGCCAACGAAGTGGCAATGAACTGGGAAGATTAGCCGGGTGTCACCCAGGTTCGTTTTACTAGTCCTTTCACGATGAACAGCGTGGAAGAAAAACCGAACGGCTCTGCAGCAGGAAGAAACTTTCTGACTGGTAGACGTTGCGGCGAGTGCAGCGACAAACGATACCAACCAGATAGTGGTGCGTTTGGTGCCAATTGATCCAGGAGTTACCGCGCCTTAATAGCTGCACTATACGTTGCTCGTCGCTTTCGCCGCCTCATCCGGGTGAAAAATCCGTTCTGTCTACAACAAAATAGGCGTTCCGCCAGCGTTCGAGCAGTTAACGCACATCATGAGGCTCATGAATGCTCTGTTGATGCTCGGAAGAGAAACGTTTCGGTAACTGCGCTTGTCCTCTGCCCCCGCCGTTCCTCGCACCCGACATCAGCGCTCACGCTGCTGGGTTgtgaaagacagaaacacagtCGCGCGTGTTTCCTAGCCAAATGTGGAGAACGAAGCAACAAGTACGTGACTACAGACTTTCGCACCGTCGTGACGATGGATGCAGGCGCGTTTTATTGCCATTCACTAGCTCTGCATCTGGCGCATCTGTTGCTGTCTGTGCAGGTATCACAGAAAAACTGTCACCCGTGGAGTCGTGGAGACCAGAACAGGAATAGCACTCACGTTCCGAAGTTCTTTCGGCTCTACTGTCGTGCTCGGAGTGGTAATCTTGCGCTTGCTAGCCGCGGACGTGGATCCTCCTCGTTAGCTGTCTGCATCGAAGTTTATATAAAAACATATTTGAACTGCCACGAGGCCAGGGTCCCCCCTCTCGCTTCGGCATGCCGGGTAGGTAGTCCACTGGGACAAGATGGAGGAGGGGGCTTATTTTTTCTGGCGTTGAAGCGCTGCGTGAAGTAGTTTGCACCATGTCGCGAAAAGCGAGGCAATTCATTCAGTTATCTCTAGGCGACACTGCCGCTGGAACCCCAAGTTCAGCGGCTGGTTTAACCGCAACTGCTTACGTACGGCTTCACAGCAAGTTCGTCTAATTATGAAGGGGGCACGGTTCTGCTGTCGCTCAGAAGAAAATGTTTCACTCGTTCTAAGTCGCGAGCCACGGTGCGGATGCATTGCACTACAGCCTCCTGACCAAAAACGGTCAGAAGCCGAAGGGACTGGGCTGATTCGTCCGCacttttcgtcttcgcttcaAGAGTCGCAGTTTGTCGCGATGGGTGGACTAACATCACAGTCGATGTACGCCGATTTTACAGACTTTCAAATTCATTAGAGGCTCGGCCTCAAAGGAAGCGACCTATTTCAAGAGGGGACAAGTTAATCAAGAGTCTACAAGCACTCAGGTAGAGTCAACTCTCGAAAAACAGCAGCTGTCCTCAGCTTCTTGCGCAAAAGTGTGAGAACAGAAAGCGTTACAAATGAAGGGAATCAAAGGAAACGCGACGCCGCTACAGCCAAAAGACCTTACACTCCTTATTTCGCAATCACTATATTGTCCCTGGAAGCGTCGACGACTTGGTCACCCGTTACACTCGCAGACGAGGATCTTCGTGTGCTGATACCCTCCAAGGAAAGAATTGACCCCCGCGCGGAGGCCCCATCACGTTTGTCTGAGGAGTCTCTGGGGTCATCGGCTGTCATAGAGGAACTGGAAATGCTCTGTCTGTGGTCGTCTGTGTGAGTCCGGGTGGACCCCAACCTGCTGTGGCAGTAAAAGGGATGCACACATGTGAAGACATGAAGCAACGCGACCATCAGAGGACGACATGAATGCATCCGAGTTTTGATGGGAGGCTCAACGACATTTCCTGACAGCAGCTGGGCCCGCCACATACGGAAATACAAACGAAGCCATTTGCGTAAAAGAAACCTGGCAAAATACTCCACAAGATATTCGGACGGATTCGTTACGCTTGAGACTACAGCGGGCCTAGGGCACTGAATTATGCATCCGTTCAAATAAACAACAGCATTCACCACAACCTGCTGATGTGATAAGGTGCATCAGATTCTGgctttctttcgtctgcgGCACGTACTTCGTAGAATACAACACCTAGCATAAGTGAGAATAACATTGCTGTTCTGATTCTCGCTATTAGCAATATGCATTTGCTTTACCGAGCTCTAGATTTCCTACGGATGTCAAACTCTGTCACCAATATGGGTCTCATGAACAAACAAATGAACGACGCTGCAGTGTCCAAGAGCCGCTCTGGCATGGGAAAACCTGTACACAGTGGGGTCCGATGACCCGCTGAGGAGCGGCGGCAAGTTCAGAACATGCCGCTGTGCTCCATTTCCTGCATACTTTCTTCGTGCCGCTTAACTTTCCAGCCAAATCTAGCACCGACGTATAGTTCTGGTGTAGTTCCAGCCGCAAGAACAAGGAGTTGTTTTCACTTACTGCGCTTCGGCAGTATCTCGAATAAAAACGAATTCACGTTTACCACAAAATCCTTACTGCGCTCGCGTTCGCCATCTGATGTAGCGGGCATTCATCTCAATTCCTGACAGTATGGGGGCGAAGCCAATCACGATGCCAGCGAGTAGTCCAAAGATAAGGCCGACTGCAGTTGCACACGCACAATAAATCCAGAGTCGTGTATACCTGCCGGCCTCTGATTTTCCAAAGGGCAACAATGCGGAGACACAGGCTGTTCCGTACGCATAGAATGCAATGCGGTTATCTCCTGAGCACCAAATTGTCTTGCAAAAGAACCAACTAAGTGCTGGCACTCGGTAGGTACGCGGCAACGCTGGACCACCGGTGAAGGAGATAGATCATCGAAGTCATGAGAAACATGCCACGAACAATAGCAGTGTTCCCGTGGAACATGAAAGCAGAACCTGGCAACCGGATACCGATCATCAAAAACAAGGGAGCCCATATCGTTCGATTAACAATGGAAATCGCCATTTTCGAGTTTTGAGAACCGGGTGCAAGCTCGATGTGTGTCTTACTGGTTACAGCTGAAGTGGTTGTGCTTGCGAGTCCGCCAATAGTGCCACCTGCGACGGATCCGCCGAATCCGCCAATCCAGGCCCCTCGCGTTCCCACCAGTACAAAGGAGACGGCAAACGACATAAAACCTCCTCCAGCAAAAAGTGCGCTTGTCCAGCACTGACTAACGAGTCCGCCAAGCAAACCTCCAGATAATAGGCCTGTAAAAACCAAAATCGTGGTATGAAACCAAGACAACCATTGCTTCACAGGCTACAGCCGTACAGTACTTGTAGGCATTGCTGAACACGATGTTGACAGCAAAGTATTAGTCAGCGGTTGAGTCCCCGAGTGCTGAGCGGCACATGAAAATGTTGCACCGACAGCTCAAACTTACCAATGCTCGACGCCAACAATATCACCCAGCCACCACCGCGAAAGAAGTTTTTGGAAAAAAAACCCTGAGGAGCAGACAAGCGCCAAACAAAACACATTAGCCGTGTCCGAAAATACTTGAACATGGACCCCCTTCATCATTGTTTCCCTGTCATACGGACCACGGCAACAGTACAAGCCGCACTCGATCAATACATGCACTGTAACGAGTAGTGTTTACTCGCTGCACAGTCTACCAAGCCCTCTCAATCTAGAGGTGTCGTTAGCGAGAAGCACGGAGGCATTACCCTCCTTCGTTTCACGTTCCGCGCCCGCTTGCGAATAGCACCAAAGTCAATCAGACCAATCGATGCTCCCCACTGGCTGAGTACAATGTGTGTGATGCAGTTTCGCGAAGCCATATCGGAGGAAATTATTTAGACAGTCCAACAAGGCGAACTAGACGGTGCTGTCAGCTCCTAGCACTCAGAGAGGAAATTTACCTTGGAAAACAACTGAGACATGAGAATTGTTTCCGCCAGGACGGAAACACCGCTAACGAGCAAAATAGCTGTGCCTCCGAGAATGATTGGTACGCACGTGCATTGGTCGAAGCAAAAGCTGTTAGGCTGCACAAACCGGGAAGCAGCAGCACACACAACGGAGCCTCCGACGTCACACCAGGAAGTAAATTTAGAGAATTTGTCAACAACTTTGGTGTGAAGTTCAATCCTATTCAACTCCCGTAGCGCACTAGTTCCCAGAACAAACGACGAGACCAGCACGCAAAATGAACGGTGCGGCCCCGACGACCATAGGTCTCACTGATGATAATTAAGCCATGCGACGAGGGACGCTGCGTCAAACAAACGTCGTTCCTTGGCACTGTCAAATCGTAGATGTGCTCGACAGTTAGCTGGGTAAGAACAAGATCGGTAAGTATAGGACTTACTGACTGTAGTGAATCCTCCGCCGGAGCAAGTTGAGTTACACTTTCCCTCGCACTTCCGTTGTCTGACGACGTGCTGGCGTCGGACGTTGGGACGTCATACTCCTCTGTGtcatctgtttcttctggtTGGCTTTCTGGGGCTATGCTACCGGTTCCGTCGTCAGTGTGTGTTGGAAGCGTCGCTCGGACTTGACTTTCGGATGAAATGGGaactgctgcatgcacagacatgCAGGAAAGCTTCTAAAtgcaaaggagagaaagcggtAGTGACGGGGTCATTCAGCTTATCAGGACTGTCTTGAGGCTGCCGGATACCGTGGGAGCCACCGATATTGACACTATCACACCAGCGTAAGCACTCGGCATTCATTTGATTGACATACCGGTCAGAGGAGCAACAGGTGGTATTGAAACTGCGGCCGAATCTTGTGGCACCACACCACGCGTCGCTGATGAAGTGGCGACGGTACCACCTGAGAGAAGCTGATTCACACTGGGTTGAGTCACCATCGTTGACTGAGGTGTTGAGGTAGTCGCAAGAGGAACCCCAGTTTTCGGCTGGAAAACCTGTGACTGCTGTAGAGGCACAGATGGAGAAAACGTAGGCGTCACCACAGGTTCTTGTGAGGCTGGTGTCTGTGGCACGTTGCTAACCACGGTTGTTGGTAATGGGGCAAGTGGCGGTGGAGGCAGGGCGTTGACGAAGGGCAAAGCATTCGCAATCCTTGTAGCAATAGGAGACTGAATGGCTGTTGTGTTCACATACGGCACAAGTGGTACCTCTGGCAGGTGTGGCAGGGGGAGGTTAGAAAGAGGACCGGCAGGAGAGGCTGGTTGCGGCAGCCATGTTCCCAGCGGCCACGGCGCTACGTACGGACTATTTGTCGTTGACACATCCGGTGTTGTCGCAGCCGTCGAATTTGTgaggaaagatgaaaagtaGCCAACGCCGGTCAGTTGCTCCGGTACGAGGGGGGGAGTGTGATCCTTGCCAGCCGCTGACACTTCATGGAACGCGCCTCGGTAAGCATTCCCCTGTAACTGCTCATGCAACAACTCGTGACGTGAAGATACTGCACTCCTTGCCAAGCGCTTGTGGCTTGCCCGGCCAGGAAAATTTGGATCAAATTGAGCCAGTCCCTCGGTGACCGTCGGCGCCAACGTTCCAGTGGCGCGGGCAGTAAGACCAGCAGTCCAGCAAATGTGCCATGAGAAACGCAGGGAAGTCGTCGatgacagaagaagagcaaccCACCACAGAGTTGACCAAGTGACGCAGACCAATGCCCTGAACTTTCGGAAAGACCAGGCTGCCCCCATTGTGGAGCCTGGTGGTTAACTGAACTGGTTACATGCGGGGGAAGAGGGCAATATCACCCAGTCCAGGCCTCTTTAAATGCGAACTGGGGGACTCCATATGCTTCTTCCGCACACGGAACACATGCGGAAGATCTTCATGCCACAAGCCTGAGAATCGAGCACAACAACTTGTGTACGCGTGACGATTTGCATCGCTGACTGAAGTGACATAAATGCGTAGCTAGCAAACTTTCAGACAACCTTGCATCAGTTCGACCGCTAGCGCGACGTGACAAAAACAAGCGTCTGAAAACAAAACGGAAAAGCGGCTTCTGGTCTACGCTGTTTGAAGGAAGGGAAATTATGAAACAAAAAACATAAAGGTCATGAAGAGAGATTCTACGAACTCGGCATCTGGGTTGGCAAGAACAACGCGAACGGTTCCAGCGATGAAGGTTGACGAGACGTTTGCCCGGCTCCTGACTCAGCTGGCCACGCGTGATGATTACACTCGAGTGACTGCGTACTCTGCTATGCTGCAGAACTGCTTCCAGGAGTCCTCCCTTCTGCGATAGAGCCCGACTCCTCTCTATGGCGTACCCTGTCGCCAGATTGCTGGTAACAGATGCCCTTTCTGACTAAAATCTGTATCAAATATTTGTGGCCCAAGAGCCATGAACTAACAGCAAGCGTGAGGTAGGCAGCAGCCTCTAGGCAAGCATGTGCTGTCCCGTTCAAGAACATATACTGAACACGTTTCTTCACAAAAAAATTGGAAACCACCAAAGCTGGCTGGTACTTCATTGGCCATGCGGACAGCTGCAGTTGAATTATCGCACGTCGACGGCGGTGTAAACTGTAACAAGGCTGCGATGCCACGCTGCGGCTACTCGACAAGTGTTGGATAAAAATACGGTGACCACACAACTGTGTTTTGAGGTTTGGAATAAGCCGACACAGATGCTGTCATCAGGCTCTTCCACTCGCTTTTAAGCGAGTGAATAAGCGGCACCTTAGAGCAGGTCCGAATTTTTCTGCCGTATAATACGGATAAAGCCATAGTATTGTAACTGTTTTCATCTCACCAAACGTAATATAAATTTTCCGCGCATTCCCTCCGTCATGTCCCAGCGTGTGCATCTATTATCGGCAGGCGTTCTTATCCATTTCAGTTCGCGGATACCATTTATGCTGACATCCGCCTTCAGAGGCGCCGCCTCAGGCTGAAAGTATTCTGGCTGCGGCAGTTGATTCTTTCATGCTAGTCACGCAACACAGGCACCCAGGAAAACATTAGTTAAGATTCGTCATTTTTCGAAGGTAGCATACGATTCTGATTGGTACATACCTACACTGGCGTTGCCAATACATGACAGAGAATGCCAGCAGTATATATTTCCACGAGGCGGCACTGTGGAGACAGCGCCACCCGAACACGCCTTAACCGTTCCGCGCGTTTGCATCACTtcgtgaagaagacgatctTTCTGTCGGAATTTGAATGACTCACTCATGCAGACAGTACGACGCTACATGCATTCTTGACGGCGGTGCCACGAAGACGGATAGCGGGGGTGTTTTTGCAGTGATGACTGCACGCACTACGAGAAAACGTCGAAATCAgttccctgtcttctgccGTGTCCTCTCATTTAATTTTTGCTCATGAAGGAGGACCCGTGGCGCATCCCCACTGAGACCCTTCTGTAACTAAATCAGAGCAGAGGAGTAAGTCAAGATTAGTGCTTCACTACTGATATTCATGATGAGAGATCTCTGGCTAAGTCTCTGCTTCGTGTTCCGATCATGCCTTCAGCCCTTCCTGCCGCCTGGCAAGAACAAGAGTAGTGAACCAACGGTCACAACAGCACGAATATTTGAGAAATTATCAAATGTTCACCAAGTAGAATTTCTGGAACATCGCGGAGTTTCAGGATGATGCTGAACGGAAATTTCTCGCCACACAGGCGACTTCACGGAGGTGCTTTTAGCGAGGTTTGTGGGTCATTTCGAAAAACCAGCCATCTAACAAATCACTGGACAGAGCTTAAACTGCCTAAAACAATCTGA includes:
- a CDS encoding hypothetical protein (encoded by transcript TGME49_292960~Signal peptide predicted by SignalP 2.0 HMM (probability 0.998) with cleavage site probability 0.179 at residue 43~Predicted trans-membrane domain (TMHMM2.0):9-29:395-418:437-460:466-489:513-536), yielding MGAAWSFRKFRALVCVTWSTLWWVALLLSSTTSLRFSWHICWTAGLTARATGTLAPTVTEGLAQFDPNFPGRASHKRLARSAVSSRHELLHEQLQGNAYRGAFHEVSAAGKDHTPPLVPEQLTGVGYFSSFLTNSTAATTPDVSTTNSPYVAPWPLGTWLPQPASPAGPLSNLPLPHLPEVPLVPYVNTTAIQSPIATRIANALPFVNALPPPPLAPLPTTVVSNVPQTPASQEPVVTPTFSPSVPLQQSQVFQPKTGVPLATTSTPQSTMVTQPSVNQLLSGGTVATSSATRGVVPQDSAAVSIPPVAPLTAVPISSESQVRATLPTHTDDGTGSIAPESQPEETDDTEEYDVPTSDASTSSDNGSARESVTQLAPAEDSLQSPNSFCFDQCTCVPIILGGTAILLVSGVSVLAETILMSQLFSKGFFSKNFFRGGGWVILLASSIGLLSGGLLGGLVSQCWTSALFAGGGFMSFAVSFVLVGTRGAWIGGFGGSVAGGTIGGLASTTTSAVTIGLIFGLLAGIVIGFAPILSGIEMNARYIRWRTRAHRLGSTRTHTDDHRQSISSSSMTADDPRDSSDKRDGASARGSILSLEGISTRRSSSASVTGDQVVDASRDNIVIAK